A section of the Streptomyces sp. NBC_01591 genome encodes:
- a CDS encoding LLM class flavin-dependent oxidoreductase, whose translation MEFGLFVQGYVPAARAKVDPGAEHKALIEETEYVIQADKSGFKYAWASEHHFLEEYSHLSANDVYLGYLAHATDRIHLGSGIFNPLAPVNHPVKVAEKVAMLDHLSEGRFEFGSGRGAGSHEILGFMPGITDMNHTKELWEETIAEFPKMWLQDEYVGFQGKHWSLPPRKILPKPYGKSHPAMWYAAGSPSSYAMAGKKGLGVLGFSVQKVSDMEWVVESYKNAVKEAEPVGDFVNDNVMVTSTAICAETHAKAVEIAVGGGLNYLQSLLFRYHDTFPRPEGIPEWPELLPEYTEEIIELLIAEELMICGDPDEVLGQCKRWEQAGADQLSFGLPIGVSREDTLNSIRLIGEHVIPKIDTDPVHRTSRFRDAA comes from the coding sequence TTGGAATTCGGGCTCTTTGTACAGGGGTACGTGCCCGCCGCGCGGGCCAAGGTCGACCCCGGGGCAGAGCACAAGGCGCTGATCGAGGAGACCGAGTACGTCATCCAGGCGGACAAGTCCGGCTTCAAGTACGCCTGGGCCTCCGAGCACCACTTCCTGGAGGAGTACTCGCATCTCTCGGCCAACGATGTGTACCTGGGCTACCTCGCCCACGCCACCGACCGCATCCACCTCGGATCCGGCATCTTCAACCCGCTCGCCCCGGTCAACCACCCGGTGAAGGTGGCCGAGAAGGTCGCCATGCTCGACCATCTGTCGGAGGGGCGCTTCGAGTTCGGCTCGGGGCGCGGGGCCGGCAGCCACGAGATCCTCGGGTTCATGCCGGGCATCACCGACATGAACCACACCAAGGAACTCTGGGAAGAGACCATCGCCGAGTTCCCCAAGATGTGGCTCCAGGACGAGTACGTCGGCTTCCAGGGCAAGCACTGGTCGCTGCCGCCCCGCAAGATCCTGCCCAAGCCGTACGGGAAGTCGCACCCGGCGATGTGGTACGCCGCCGGGTCGCCGTCCTCGTACGCGATGGCGGGGAAGAAGGGGCTCGGCGTGCTGGGCTTCAGCGTGCAGAAGGTCTCCGACATGGAGTGGGTCGTCGAGTCCTACAAGAACGCGGTCAAGGAGGCCGAACCCGTAGGGGACTTCGTCAACGACAACGTCATGGTCACCTCCACGGCCATCTGTGCCGAGACGCACGCCAAGGCCGTCGAGATCGCGGTCGGCGGCGGGCTGAACTATCTGCAGTCGCTGCTCTTCCGCTACCACGACACGTTCCCCCGGCCGGAGGGCATCCCGGAGTGGCCCGAGCTGCTCCCGGAGTACACCGAGGAGATCATCGAGCTCCTGATCGCCGAGGAGCTGATGATCTGCGGTGATCCGGACGAGGTGCTGGGGCAGTGCAAGCGGTGGGAGCAGGCGGGGGCGGACCAGCTGAGCTTCGGGCTGCCGATCGGGGTGAGCCGGGAGGACACGCTGAACTCGATCCGGCTGATCGGTGAGCACGTGATCCCGAAGATCGACACGGACCCGGTCCACCGGACGTCCCGCTTCCGCGACGCGGCGTAG
- a CDS encoding SDR family NAD(P)-dependent oxidoreductase gives MGKLDGRVVLISGAARGQGEQEARLFAAEGARVVIADVLDEQGEALAEELRGELGKDAARFVHLDVSREEDWQAAVAAAKDAFGRIDGLVNNAGILRFNELVSTPLEEFQQVVQVNQVGAFLGIKNVAPEIGAAGGGTIVNTASYTGLTGMAFVGAYAATKHAVLGLTRVAAVELAAKGIRVNAVCPGAVDTAMTNPAALDPAADPEESRAAVDELYRKLVPLGRIGQPEEVAALALFLTSEDSSYITGQPFVIDGGWLAGVSLF, from the coding sequence ATGGGCAAGCTGGACGGGCGGGTCGTACTCATCAGCGGTGCGGCGCGCGGACAGGGCGAGCAGGAGGCGCGGCTCTTCGCGGCGGAGGGCGCACGGGTGGTGATCGCCGATGTGCTCGACGAGCAGGGCGAGGCGCTGGCCGAGGAACTCCGGGGCGAGCTGGGGAAGGATGCCGCCCGGTTCGTCCACCTGGACGTGAGCCGGGAGGAGGACTGGCAGGCCGCGGTCGCCGCCGCGAAGGACGCCTTCGGGAGGATCGACGGGCTGGTCAACAATGCGGGGATCCTCCGCTTCAACGAGCTGGTGAGCACGCCGCTGGAGGAGTTCCAGCAGGTGGTGCAGGTCAACCAGGTGGGCGCGTTCCTCGGGATCAAGAACGTCGCGCCGGAGATCGGGGCGGCGGGCGGCGGGACCATCGTCAACACCGCCTCGTACACGGGGCTCACGGGCATGGCGTTCGTGGGCGCGTACGCCGCCACCAAGCACGCGGTGCTCGGGCTGACCCGGGTGGCGGCGGTGGAGCTGGCCGCGAAGGGGATACGGGTCAACGCCGTCTGCCCCGGGGCCGTGGACACCGCGATGACCAATCCGGCGGCGCTGGACCCGGCCGCGGACCCGGAGGAGTCCAGGGCGGCGGTGGACGAGCTCTACCGCAAGCTGGTGCCGCTGGGGCGGATCGGGCAGCCGGAGGAGGTGGCGGCGCTGGCGCTCTTCCTGACCTCGGAGGACTCCTCGTACATCACCGGGCAGCCGTTCGTCATCGACGGGGGCTGGTTGGCGGGCGTCAGCCTGTTCTGA
- a CDS encoding LLM class F420-dependent oxidoreductase, whose product MPISPTGPLSYGMQLPIQSQSTIYAEGWEAAAGPADLAAIARTADRTGFAYLASCDHVAIPRRLAGVMGTVWYDPVATLAYLAGITERVLLMSHVAVVGLRHPLATAKQYATLDHLCGGRLILGVGAGHVPEEFEALGADFDGRGGVLDETIDALKAALGPQEYPEFAGERFSFGGLGQLPRPAQERVPVWVGGSSPAAVRRAAVRGDGWLPQGDPREKLPAQIARLKELREAAGVEDPIVIGAITEPLYVGEPEWSVGRRTLTGKPEALAESLRAYGGMGVHQIQVRFRSRSRSELTDQMAAFAAEVAPHLDR is encoded by the coding sequence GTGCCGATATCACCCACCGGGCCGCTGTCGTACGGGATGCAGCTGCCGATCCAGTCGCAGAGCACCATCTACGCCGAGGGGTGGGAAGCGGCGGCCGGCCCGGCCGACCTCGCCGCGATCGCCCGCACCGCCGACCGCACCGGCTTCGCCTATCTGGCGAGCTGCGACCATGTCGCGATCCCCCGGCGGCTCGCCGGGGTCATGGGCACCGTCTGGTACGACCCGGTCGCCACCCTCGCGTATCTCGCCGGGATCACCGAGCGGGTCCTGCTGATGAGCCATGTCGCTGTCGTCGGCCTGCGGCACCCGCTGGCCACCGCCAAGCAGTACGCCACCCTCGACCACCTCTGCGGCGGCCGGCTGATCCTCGGCGTCGGGGCCGGGCACGTGCCGGAGGAGTTCGAGGCGCTCGGGGCGGACTTCGACGGGCGGGGCGGGGTGCTCGACGAGACCATCGACGCGCTGAAGGCGGCGCTCGGCCCGCAGGAGTACCCGGAGTTCGCGGGGGAACGGTTCTCCTTCGGCGGCCTCGGGCAGCTGCCGCGTCCGGCCCAGGAGCGGGTGCCGGTCTGGGTGGGCGGCTCCTCGCCGGCCGCGGTGCGCCGGGCGGCCGTGCGGGGCGACGGCTGGCTGCCGCAGGGCGATCCGCGGGAGAAGCTGCCCGCGCAGATCGCCCGGCTGAAGGAGTTGCGGGAGGCGGCCGGGGTCGAGGACCCGATCGTCATCGGAGCGATCACCGAGCCGCTGTACGTCGGTGAGCCGGAGTGGTCCGTCGGGCGGCGCACCCTCACCGGAAAGCCGGAGGCCCTCGCCGAGTCGTTGCGCGCGTACGGGGGCATGGGCGTCCACCAGATCCAGGTGCGGTTCCGCAGCCGGAGCCGCAGCGAACTGACCGACCAGATGGCGGCGTTCGCCGCCGAGGTCGCACCCCATCTCGACAGGTAG
- a CDS encoding isocitrate lyase/PEP mutase family protein: MRYGTVLREEVRSPGTTPLIGIYDMYSASVVARHYDGFFVSGFGFAASHYGLPDIGFIAWPDMVAFVERLRLAFPSHHLLVDIDDGYVDPEVACHVVQRLERIGASGVILEDQKRPRRCGHADGKQVLPLEEYLEKLNLVLESRRDLVVVARTDATEEADILRRAEALAETDADVVLVDGVRSVEWIKRIRKVVGDKPLLFNQIAGGKSPRLSLSELTDLECQVAIYSTPCLFAAHAAIDSALTDLKKADGRLPEFVAAEGIGVQRSTELLEKNISRHHSDRESVTV; this comes from the coding sequence GTGCGCTACGGAACCGTGCTGAGGGAAGAAGTCCGATCTCCGGGAACGACTCCCCTCATCGGCATCTACGACATGTACTCGGCCTCTGTCGTGGCCCGGCACTACGACGGATTCTTCGTGTCCGGATTCGGCTTCGCCGCCTCCCACTACGGGCTCCCCGACATCGGCTTCATCGCCTGGCCGGACATGGTGGCCTTCGTGGAGCGGCTGCGGCTGGCCTTCCCCTCGCACCACCTGCTGGTCGACATCGACGACGGCTACGTCGATCCCGAGGTCGCCTGCCACGTGGTGCAGCGACTGGAGCGGATCGGCGCTTCCGGCGTCATCCTGGAGGACCAGAAGCGCCCCCGCAGGTGCGGTCACGCGGACGGCAAGCAGGTGCTGCCGCTGGAGGAGTACCTGGAGAAGCTCAACCTCGTGCTGGAGAGCAGGCGGGACCTGGTGGTCGTCGCCCGCACGGACGCCACGGAGGAGGCCGACATCCTGCGCCGGGCCGAGGCGCTGGCCGAGACGGACGCCGACGTCGTCCTGGTCGACGGAGTGCGCAGCGTCGAATGGATCAAGCGCATCCGGAAGGTGGTCGGTGACAAGCCGCTGCTCTTCAATCAGATCGCGGGCGGCAAGTCGCCCAGGCTCTCGCTCTCCGAACTGACCGACCTGGAGTGCCAGGTGGCCATCTACAGCACTCCCTGCCTCTTCGCCGCGCACGCGGCCATCGACAGCGCGCTGACGGATCTCAAGAAGGCCGACGGGCGGCTCCCCGAGTTCGTGGCCGCCGAGGGGATCGGGGTGCAGCGTTCGACGGAACTGCTGGAGAAGAACATCAGCAGGCACCACTCCGACCGCGAGTCCGTGACCGTCTGA
- a CDS encoding phosphotransferase family protein, whose translation MGEAAGNGTGWAATRAWVGKNLAPGERIEGSERLRGGWSSQMRRLDISGPQGRRSLVLRSFVKPFFVRHAPGLLTREADMLRLLGDTDIPAARCVAVDARGEHCDHPSLLMTLLPGEVRVDDAGAAERIGLLAGQLAAIHRVAVTDRTRPRDYEAWTAPDRVRVPESTGRPLLWRRAVDVLRREPPAYAPRFLHRDFHPGNVLFGGAGADLRISGVVDWVETSWGPADLDVAHCSTALALLHGVPAGTVFAGRYEAAGGQLADSAADHLYWRLLDALAYAPDAEKLAGPWRELGRTDLTPEVLTERLEMYVESLLEQFDR comes from the coding sequence GGATCGAGGGCTCGGAGCGACTGCGCGGCGGATGGTCCTCGCAGATGCGCCGGTTGGACATCTCCGGTCCGCAGGGCAGGCGTTCGCTGGTCCTGCGGTCCTTCGTCAAGCCCTTCTTCGTACGCCATGCGCCGGGGCTGCTCACCCGTGAGGCGGACATGCTGCGGCTGCTGGGCGATACGGACATCCCGGCGGCGCGGTGCGTGGCCGTCGATGCCCGGGGCGAACACTGCGACCACCCCTCGCTGTTGATGACGCTGCTGCCCGGTGAGGTGCGGGTCGACGACGCCGGGGCGGCGGAGCGCATCGGGCTGCTGGCGGGGCAGTTGGCCGCCATCCACCGGGTCGCGGTCACCGACCGGACCCGTCCGCGCGACTACGAGGCGTGGACCGCGCCGGACCGGGTGCGGGTGCCCGAGTCCACCGGCCGGCCGCTGCTGTGGCGGCGGGCGGTGGACGTGCTCCGGCGCGAACCGCCCGCGTACGCCCCGCGGTTCCTGCACCGCGACTTCCACCCGGGCAATGTGCTCTTCGGCGGCGCGGGGGCGGACCTGCGGATCAGCGGGGTCGTCGACTGGGTCGAGACCTCCTGGGGCCCGGCCGACCTGGATGTCGCCCACTGTTCGACCGCGCTGGCACTGCTGCACGGCGTCCCGGCCGGGACGGTCTTCGCCGGGCGGTACGAGGCGGCGGGCGGTCAACTGGCCGACAGTGCGGCGGACCACCTGTACTGGCGGCTGCTGGACGCGCTCGCCTACGCCCCGGACGCGGAGAAGCTGGCGGGCCCGTGGCGGGAGCTGGGACGGACCGATCTGACGCCCGAGGTGCTCACGGAGCGTCTGGAAATGTATGTGGAAAGCCTGCTCGAACAGTTCGACCGGTAG